In Silene latifolia isolate original U9 population unplaced genomic scaffold, ASM4854445v1 scaffold_620, whole genome shotgun sequence, the genomic stretch GTTAAGTAATTCATGAATTATTATCTTACTACAAAGAATAAGATCATCGTCTTGTTGAACCACCAATGATGAACCTTTTGAGTTAGTTGTAGGTATATATATATCTCTTGTTCAATAGTCTCATCTACTAATGTTTTTTTGGTTTGTTGTGATTGCAACGTGAGATTATCATAATTATCATAATAAGTGATAGAGATTTATGTCCTAATATTTGTTGGTAAATTCAAGACTAATATCATATGCTTCATAGTGCAACAATCTACCTGACAAAAATGAGAATCTAAAAGCAAATTAAAAAAAAGGAAGTTCTACGAAGACTCATGAATCATGTGCGTAAACATTATTCTATTTTGTCCTCTCATGAAATTTATGAACTGCATATAAGAATTACATTTCTTAGAGTCTTTCTCATTGTTTGAAAGTGAGAATATTTAAGCTTGGGTTTTGGTTTTACTCACTAACTCAAATGCTATTATAACTAAATGTCTGATGTAATATCACTTGTTTGGGTGATGGTTGATAGACTATGCGAATGTTGATAAATTGTCAACTGATGCACTAATTTTTTATGAGAATTTTTTTGCATAATGAGTTTTGAAACATGACACTACTTTTAAATTATGTCTCACATTGTTCTAAATTTGTCTAGTCACTAATGTAAGCAAATTTGGATGCAGGTGACCTTCTGAGATAAGCAATGTCTTTGTCCTCTGATGTTTAATCATTTCTTCATAAACCGAATCCTAGCTAATGCATAATTCAGGTGAGTCTAGCCATCTGTATTTTGATTGAATTATTAACATCTTTTACTTTGCTGAACAAATTTGTTGTAGTGAGAGTCAAATTAAGGAATTTATGATCAAAGGATTTGTCAGGGAATCCCTCAGTCCATGTGCAGTCCATgctctacttgttccaaagaagGATGGGACATGGAGAACGTGTACTGATAGCAGGGCCATCAATAACATTACTGTCAAGTACAAGTTTCCAATCCCAAGGTTAGATGACATGTTAGATAGCTTAGTGGTGCCatgatcttttctaagattgatcccAGGCAAGGGTACCACCAAGTAAGGATAAGAGAGGGAGATGAGTGAAAAATCGCtttcaaaactaaacatggattgtatgaatggcttgtgatgccatttggtctttctaatgcactaAGCACCTTTATGAGATTGATGACTGAGGTGCTCAGGCCATTTTTAGGCAAGTTTGTAGTGATTtactttgatgacatcttggtttaAAGCAGCAGCAGAAGTGAACACCTAAAACACCTTAAAGCTGTGTTCAGGATCCTCAGGGAACAAAAGCTGTTTGGCAAGCTGAAGAAGTACACTTTTCTGGTTGAAGAAGTGGTTTCTGGGGTAAATTGTTTTTGGGAGGGGCATTACAGTTGATCGGAAAAAGGTTGCAACTATTCAATCATGGCCAACGCCTAAAACAATTACTGAGGTGAGGGGGTTCCATGGATTGGCTTCATTTTATAGAagatttatcaagaacttcaACTCAGTTGTTGCTCCAATCATTAAGTGTATGAAGAAGGGAGAATTCCATTGGACTGAGAGTGCTCAACAGTCCTTTGAGAAGATTAAAAATTTAATGTGTGAAACTCCTATCCTGAAATTACcagactttgatcaactctttgaagtggagtgtgatgccagtggtgtGGGCATTGGTGCAGTCCCGATCCAAGGTCAAAAACCTGTAGCTTATTTCAGTGAGAAattgaatggagctaaattgaaatATTCAACATATGACAAAGAATTGTATGCAATTATCAGGGCAGTCATGCATTTGAGTCATTATTTGAAACCAAAACCATTTGTGTTGCATTCTGACCATGAAGCTTTGGTCggactatatttttcggttacttgtcgttaggagcacctagaccaaaaaaatatttataacttcacaaaccaCTCTAccattagtaaagaggtaagtaaaggtcggatcccaagggacgggtattgatgtaggattttcgattgcaattAGTGGTGTATAAGGgagtcacaatttgggttgagataagaagatcactaaactaaatgacaatgtaaataaacaagcaaggtaACTAAAAtgatatgtaaacaattgattaaaagcactagggtgtcatgggttcataggggattcatg encodes the following:
- the LOC141639927 gene encoding putative mitochondrial protein AtMg00860; translated protein: ESQIKEFMIKGFVRESLSPCAVHALLVPKKDGTWRTCTDSRAINNITVKYKFPIPSSRSEHLKHLKAVFRILREQKLFGKLKKYTFLVEEVVSGVATIQSWPTPKTITEVRGFHGLASFYRRFIKNFNSVVAPIIKCMKKGEFHWTESAQQSFEKIKNLMCETPILKLPDFDQLFEVECDASGVGIGAVPIQGQKPVAYFSEKLNGAKLKYSTYDKE